The Synergistota bacterium region AGCAAAATCGTAGAGCTAATTTTTCAGAACTTCGTGGGTGGAAAGATAATAGCAGTGTATGTAAGCGGAGAAAAGAGAATTATCGGCAGGGTTATAAAACCCGTCAAGGGTGTGGGAAGATTTACCGGTAGCAAGTTTACGGGAATAGGAAGGGTAAGAGCAAACCATCCTGGCGTTATATGTATATCCACTTCTCCAATGGGCAAAATAGGAGGATTTCAGATAATACCCTACAAACACTCGCTAAGCAAAGAAATGTTAAAAATAGCATGGGGGCTTACTCAGTGGATGATCGTGGATTTCGCACCGGGGAAGTATCCCCTCTTTGAAAGCGCTATCCTACCGAATTGGAATCCAAGAGCACTGAAATCAAGAAGCTGGAAGGAACTTCTCTTAAGAAGAACGCTGGTTATGGTAAAATTCCGTGATGATCCGTACTGGCGCTTTCTGCCTCCAATCACCGGGAGAAAAGATCACGCTCTGGAAAGCTTGAATAGCGTTAAGCTCTTTCTTCCAATTATAAAAAGAGACTAAGGAGGTGAGATTAAAAAATGGCAAAAGTTAAGTTCTTGGGACACGCCGCTTTCTACATCGAGGGAGAGGGGTTGAAAGCTCTTATTGACCCGTTTTTGAGGGAAAATCCACAGGCGGCTGCCAAACCGGAGGATTTCAACGAACTTAACTACATATTTTTAACTCACGGTCATGGAGACCATTTAGGAGACAGCATAGAGATAGCCAAGAAAACAGGTGCTACCATTGTGGCGGTATTCGAGCTTGCCAATTACTGCTCTGCCAAAGGAGCGAAGATCCATCCTATGCATGTGGGGGGGAGAACAAGCTTTCCATTCGGAAGGGTGAAGCTTGTTCCTGCATCACACGGTTCCGGAATAATAGAGGGAGAGAAAATACTATATGGAGGAAATCCCTGCGGAGTAATAATTGAAGTTGAGGGAAAGAAAGTCTACCACGCTGGAGACACCGGTCTTATAGCTGACATGATGCTCCTTAAAGATGAAAAGATTGATCTTGCACTTCTTCCCATCGGTGGAAACTTCACGATGGATCTGGAAGATGCGCTGAAAGCCCTTGATTTGATAAAACCCAAGAGGGTTATACCTATGCATTATGATACCTGGCCACTTATAAAAGCAGATCCAGAGGAGTTCGCTAAGGGGGCAAAGGAACGCAGCGTAGTTCCCATTGTTCTTAAACCTGGGGAGGAAACAACAATATAACATAAAAAGAGAGGCGCTCACTCGAGTGAGCGCCTCTCTTTTCGCTCTATCTTATGGTGCCGGAGGCGGGATTTGAACCCGCACGGGCAAAAAACCCACTGCCCCCTCAAGACAGCGTGTCTCCCAATTCCACCACTCCGGCTTCCAGCATCAACACATATTATATAACCTTCTAGCTTATTTTTCAAGCCCCTTTTCACTAAAAGATAGCATAGCCTCTGCTACTTTCAAATCCATGGAATATGTTATTTTGATGTTTTTCTCCTCTCCAGGAGCGAGAAAAATGGGATTTTCAGGAAAGTACCTTTTTACTAAGCTACAATCATCAGTTGCCTCCCTAAAGTTTTCCTCCAAGGCTTTAGCATGAGCACATCTTATAAGAGAGAGCTTAAAGCCTTGAGGAGTTTGAAGAGAAAAGAGTTTTTTTCTATCAGGAATATCAATCAAAACTCCTCCTTCACCCGCAATTCCTATTGTTTCCTTAACCGGAAGCGCAAGGCTAACGGCATTATAATCATTAAGCAAGTCAATAACCTCCTCTATCTTTATAGTAGAGATAAAGGGCCTTACCGCGTCGTGAATCAAAACCTTTCCCTCGTCCTCATTGATAGACTCCAAACCCTTTCTAACACTCTCTTGCCGTGTTTTCCCTCCCCCCACTATTCTCATGACTTTCTTAAAGCTCATTAATACTCTCCTTCCAAGCTCAAGGTAGGATGAATTAACAACCACGATTATTTCATCAACGCGATCGCTTCTTTCAAAAGGAATAACAGACATCTCAAGTAAAGTTTTCCCGAAAATTCTTGCAAATTGTTTCGGTAGAGGGGACCCGAACCTTCTTCCCTCACCTCCAGCAACAATAACGGCAAAAACCCTCACGCGTAAATCACCCCTTTATGATATATAATACTTCACAAAAAGAAAAAAGGAGGTGTCTCGCGTGTCTGATAAGATCGATTGGCTGAGACTCGAGCGAGACGAATCTATCTATCGCTCTACAAGCGTTCTTCCGGGCTCCAAGGAAAAAATCCTTGATGCGGTGGCAAGATCCGCTTATAATAACGAAAGAGCCTACAGCGGTTGCACAAGGTCCGTTTTAACCGCCTTAAACGAACACTTACATCTGCTATCCTTTGAAAATTTTAAGCACTGCTTTAGAGCATGTACTGCCTTAGCGGGTGGTGTTGCCAGAATGGGAGAAATATGCGGGGCTTTAACGGGAGCAATCATAGCTATAGGCTTAGCCTTTGGTCCAGAAAGGTTCGAGTTGTATAATGAATACTCTAAAACCATGGAAATAGCAGCTGATTTCTTCAACAGATTTAAAAATAAGTTTGGATGCGTCAGATGCTCTGAGCTTCAGGAGAAAATCTTCGGCAGAAGCTATGATCTTAAGGATCCCCGAGAAAGAGAAGCCTGGGTAGCTAACGGTGGCTTGGATAAGTGTCCTCTTCTATGCGCCGAGGTTGCGAGAATGGCAGCAGAGTTTATCTTAGATGTTAGAGCCTCGATAAATCCATAGCCTTCCTAAGTTTTCTTTTAATCCTTTGAAGGGCGTTATCCACCGTCTTTAGGGAGCAGCCTATGGCTTGGGCGATCTCAAAGTAGCTTTTTCCCTCAAGGTACTCACGAAGTATGCTTCTCTCTAAATCACTAAGGGAGATATAAAAACCATGAAGAGCCTCTCTCTTAGAGAGGCTCTCATCTATATCCAAACCTTCGCTCCCCAGCTCAATATCAAGCGAAACCTTGCTTTCGAGAGGAAGATCCTTACGCCTGGTAGCTCTCCTTAGAGCACTTATAATCTGCCTTTCAACGCACATTTCCATAAAAGTTTTAAAGCCAGTAAGCTTAGATGGATCAAATGATCTAACTGCTTTAAGAAAACCTATCATGCCTTCTTGAACGATATCTTCAAAGTCCACATCCGGAATAAAATATTTTCTAGCTATAAGCTTTATGAATGGTGCGTATTTTCTTACAAGCTCTCCCCATGCTTCTTCGTCTCCCTCCTTGGCACGCTTAAGAAGCTCCCCTTCCATGGTCCGCAAGATCACTCACCTACCTTAAGAAGCATCTCCGAAGAAAGAACTTCAAAGGAGTCTTCCACTCTAACTATAAGCCTTCCTCTATCATCTATGTCTTCAGCAATGCCAGAAAGAATTTCTCCCTCCTTCTCGAAAGTTATTTTTCTTCCCAGCGTTTCACATAGAGTTCTATACTCAGAGAGAATCCTTTCAGGATAGCTTTTAAGAAGCTGATTACTATGATAAAGCTCATTTAATATATCTCGAAGCGTTTTCTCGACCGCTGGAATGTAGCCTGCTTCTTCCTCAAAAGATGTTATCCTTTCGCGTAAACCAGAAGGAAAACCAAAGGATTTTCTTAAATTAAGTCCAACTCCCAAGAGACAGAACTCTAACTTATCTCCGTTGAAGATTCCCTCCGTAAGTATGCCACAGATCTTCTTACCTCGAACGAGAACATCGTTTGGCCACTTTAGCTTTGCATCGAGTCCTTTCCCTCGAAGGAATGAGGAGACTCCCACACCGGAAGCGATGTTAATGAGCTGGAGCTTGTC contains the following coding sequences:
- a CDS encoding metal-dependent hydrolase, which encodes MAKVKFLGHAAFYIEGEGLKALIDPFLRENPQAAAKPEDFNELNYIFLTHGHGDHLGDSIEIAKKTGATIVAVFELANYCSAKGAKIHPMHVGGRTSFPFGRVKLVPASHGSGIIEGEKILYGGNPCGVIIEVEGKKVYHAGDTGLIADMMLLKDEKIDLALLPIGGNFTMDLEDALKALDLIKPKRVIPMHYDTWPLIKADPEEFAKGAKERSVVPIVLKPGEETTI
- the ispD gene encoding 2-C-methyl-D-erythritol 4-phosphate cytidylyltransferase, yielding MRVFAVIVAGGEGRRFGSPLPKQFARIFGKTLLEMSVIPFERSDRVDEIIVVVNSSYLELGRRVLMSFKKVMRIVGGGKTRQESVRKGLESINEDEGKVLIHDAVRPFISTIKIEEVIDLLNDYNAVSLALPVKETIGIAGEGGVLIDIPDRKKLFSLQTPQGFKLSLIRCAHAKALEENFREATDDCSLVKRYFPENPIFLAPGEEKNIKITYSMDLKVAEAMLSFSEKGLEK
- a CDS encoding C_GCAxxG_C_C family protein: MSDKIDWLRLERDESIYRSTSVLPGSKEKILDAVARSAYNNERAYSGCTRSVLTALNEHLHLLSFENFKHCFRACTALAGGVARMGEICGALTGAIIAIGLAFGPERFELYNEYSKTMEIAADFFNRFKNKFGCVRCSELQEKIFGRSYDLKDPREREAWVANGGLDKCPLLCAEVARMAAEFILDVRASINP
- a CDS encoding sigma-70 family RNA polymerase sigma factor; this translates as MEGELLKRAKEGDEEAWGELVRKYAPFIKLIARKYFIPDVDFEDIVQEGMIGFLKAVRSFDPSKLTGFKTFMEMCVERQIISALRRATRRKDLPLESKVSLDIELGSEGLDIDESLSKREALHGFYISLSDLERSILREYLEGKSYFEIAQAIGCSLKTVDNALQRIKRKLRKAMDLSRL
- a CDS encoding biotin--[acetyl-CoA-carboxylase] ligase, with protein sequence MWGNPTYYLELVDSTQEEAKRLYKRGKLKDGTLVWAETQIRGKGRRGRKWFSPKGAGLWFTISFRPSLSSDKLQLINIASGVGVSSFLRGKGLDAKLKWPNDVLVRGKKICGILTEGIFNGDKLEFCLLGVGLNLRKSFGFPSGLRERITSFEEEAGYIPAVEKTLRDILNELYHSNQLLKSYPERILSEYRTLCETLGRKITFEKEGEILSGIAEDIDDRGRLIVRVEDSFEVLSSEMLLKVGE